In the Triticum urartu cultivar G1812 unplaced genomic scaffold, Tu2.1 TuUngrouped_contig_6364, whole genome shotgun sequence genome, ACAGCCGTTATAGCATAGTTGATCAATAGGACGACAAGCTgagctctagatgatggagaaagATGGAAAAGATAACAGGCAAATATCTGCTACATACCTGAGAGCAGATCTGATGTAATGTGAGTCGCTCTGCGTCAGAAATCTGTTCTCCTCCTCGTCCTCACACAAATCGTCATCATGAGCATCTTGGTAGATTCAGAGATCAGAATCAATGCAGAAAGTAATAAGGTCAGTCCGTCATTTAGAAAAAAACGCATACGTAAGTGCACAAGTAATTAGTTAGGTCCAGCGTGAGTACCTTCTGCTATACGCGGGATCATATCAATATAAATCCTGGGATGGTTGGGATGGGCGTCGAGGGCGTGCCTCACCGCAGCCTCCGCTTCCTTTGCCTCCCCAACCCTCGCTCCATCACAATACAATAAAACCCTGACAGAGTGCCGAAGGGAGAGCAGGTTGCCTTGCAGGCCAAAGTTGAAACCACGGTTACCATCCTCTTTCGCCACCCGCACG is a window encoding:
- the LOC125530496 gene encoding uncharacterized protein LOC125530496, producing MFESGALPRAEAVWFSLGVRVAKEDGNRGFNFGLQGNLLSLRHSVRVLLYCDGARVGEAKEAEAAVRHALDAHPNHPRIYIDMIPRIAEDAHDDDLCEDEEENRFLTQSDSHYIRSALR